The Phormidium sp. PBR-2020 DNA segment TTCCTGCCCAACAGGTTAACCTTCCATTATTTCATCCAGATAAGATTTTGGTATGCAATGATGCAGATATTCATACAGAAAGAATAATGTTTAGTGGTGTATATAATAATTTTTGGCTTCATAACCAAAATCTAAGCGATATTTCAAAACCACTTGTCCCCCATAATACATCCTCAAAAACTGATTGTTACAGAAATATAAAGCTGAACCCATGGCAACCAGAATATTATCTTCAATTAGGTTATATTTTCTCTATGGCACAGGAGAAGGATATAGCTAAGAGAGCTTATGATAAAGCTAGGGAAATACAAAACTAATTTCCCATAATAGCTAGTGAAATATCTCAATATTGGAAGTAGAACTAATAGGTTATGAAAGTCATCATCCTTGCCGGAGGACTCGGAACGCGCCTCCAAGAAGAAACCACCGTCAAACCCAAACCTATGGTGTCCATCGGTGGAAAACCCGTCCTCTGGCACATCATGAAAATCTACGCCAGCTATGGATTTAACGAATTTGCGATCGCCCTCGGTTATAAAGGAGAGGTTATCAAAGACTACTTCCTCAACTACCGCTATCGAACCAGTAGCCTCACCATCCAACTCCTCACCGGGGACGTATCCATCCGCCAAGACCGAGCCGAAGACTGGACTGTCCATCTCCTCGACACCGGCGAAACCACCCAAACCGGAGGACGCATCCGCCGAGTCATCCAGTCCCTGAACCCCAAAGAACCCGTCATGCTCACCTACGGCGATGGCGTCGCCAACCTAGACCTACACAAACTCCTAGACTTTCACAAAAGTCACGGGAAACTCGCCACCATTACCGCTGTCCGTCCCCCCGCTCGCTTCGGGGACATCGCCTTTGACGGCAACCTCGTCACCCAATTCGAGGAAAAACCGCAAAGTGGCGGCGGTTGGATTAACGGCGGTTTCCTCATCCTCGAACCCGGTGTTATAGATTACATCGACGCAGACACCACCCTATTTGAACAAGAACCCTTAGAGCGACTGGCCGCAGACCGACAATTAGCCGCCTACAAACACGAAGGGTTTTGGCAATGTATGGACACCCTCCGCGACGTGCGGCTCCTAGAAAGCCTCTGGAACAGCGACCATGCACCCTGGAAAGTGTGGTGACACCCAAGCCCCCTCACCTCCCCTAGACCGTCCTCATAATGGTAGACTGTCGGAGGCAACCTAGAGACCGAATCCCCTTGACCCATCCATTCTGGCAAGACAGACCCACCCTAGTCACCGGAGCAACCGGCCTAGTGGGTAGCTGGCTCGTTAAGCGCCTGTTATCCGTAGGCGCGGATGTCCTGTGTTTAGTGCGTGACGACGTTCCCCAGTCAGAATTAGTCCGTTCTGGAGCCATTGCCCAGGTCAAACTCGTCCGGGGAGACCTCTGTGACCAAAGTACAATGGAGCGGGCTTTAGGGGAGTATGAAATCCAAACCGTCTTTCACCTTGCCGCGCAAACCATTGTCGGCATCGCCAATCGCAATCCCATCTCCACCTTTGAAAGTAACATCCAGGGAACTTGGAGTTTACTTGAAGCCTGTCGTCGCAGTCCCACCGTCCGTCAGATTGTCATTGCCTCCTCCGACAAAGCCTATGGAACAGCTCCCCAACTTCCCTATGACGAAACCTGTCCCCTCCAAGGCGAACATCCCTATGACGTTAGCAAATCCTGTGCTGACCTCATCGCTCGCAGCTATGCCGTCACCTACAATCTTCCAGTGACAATCACCCGTTGTGGGAACTTCTACGGCGGCGGTGACCTCAACTGGAATCGCATTGTTCCTGGAACCATTCGCTCCATCCTCCGTCAGCAAAGACCAGTCATCCGTTCTGACGGTCAGTACATCCGGGACTACTTCTATGTCGAGGATGGAGCAGCCGCTTATATGTTGTTAGCCGAGAAAATGTCCGACCATCCTGAATTCTATGGTGAAGCCTTTAACTTCTCTAATGAGATTCAAGTCACCGTGCTGCAACTGGTAGAACAAATCCTCTCGTTAATGGACTCCGAGCTAACCCCCGACATTCGCAATCAAGCCAGTCATGAGATTCGGCATCAGTACCTCAGTGCCGCCAAAGCTCGTCAGCAGTTAAATTGGTCGCCGTTATTTGACTTGCCACATGGACTCAAAGCGACAATCAATTGGTACAAAAGCTTCTTATAAAAATATTTAATTTTGTAATAATTCATGTTTAAACTATGAAATCCAAAGTTTTCCAGCGCAGTCATTGTCGAATCTGCAACTCAACCAACTTAACCAAAGTTTTATCTTTTGAAAAGATGCCTTTGACTGAAGATTTTGTCTCTCAGGGTGACATTGGCAGTGAATTTTTAGCTGACAATAACGTCTACTTCTGCCAAGACTGTCATACTGTTCAAACTCAACATGATGTTGACTTCACGGAATACTATAAAGAGTTTTATCAGTATTCCGTAGGACAATCCCCTACGGCTAGTCGCTTTATGGAAGCCATCTCCTCTGAATTAGTTGATAAATACTTTCAGGGCGCTCATGATTTAAAAGTCTTAGAAGTGGGTTCCGGTGACGGAGGACAGCTCATCCCCTTTAAGCGCATCGGCTGTCAAGTTCTTGGTTATGAGCCATCCTCCAAGTCCGTTGAAGTCGCTCAAAATCAGGGGATTCCAACAATCCAGGGGTTATTTGACAAAAACTCCATAAACAACCTTCCTGAAGAGTTCAAGACCGTAGATATTATCTTACTGTCTTACACCTTCGACCATCTTCCTGAACCCGTCGAATTTTTGAGAACAGCCCGTTCCATTCTCAACCCTCAGCGAGGGGTGTTGGTAGTTGAGGTTCACAACTTAGAGAGAATATTTGAGCGACGAGAATTTTGTTTGTTTGAACATGAACATTCAATTTACCTAACCCGAGCAACTGCCCAGTCGTTGTTAGAACAAGAAGGATTTACGGCAATTAACTTTGATATTGTCCCTGAAACGATACGACGAGCCAACTCACTAATTTTTGTCGCCACTCCGTCCACTTCAGAACTCCAATCTTTACGAGTTCCCCCAGTTGATCTCCCAGAGTATAGCCAGCTTGGTTTCTATCAAGAGCAAGCTAAGGAAATCAATCAAGGAATCGAAAATTTAGACAATTTTGTCAGTCAAGTTATCCAAAGGGGTGAAACAATTGCAGGCTATGGAGCTGGAGGCCGTGGGGTCGCTACATTGGCTGCAATGAATCAGTCCCATCAAATGTCTTATTTAATTGACAAGAATCCTCATGGAGAGAATCTCTACACCCCAAAATCAAATCTACCCATCTTCGGCTTGGAAAAGCTACAAGAATCCCCCGTTGACCATCTATTGGTATTTAGTTTTGGTTATATGAATGAAATCAAACAAGACTTAAAGCGTTTTGGTTATCAACCCCAACAAGCTCACTCCATGATTGATATTACGCAAAACAAGGATTACCAAAAGTAAGTCCAGACAAGCTATATTCTTAATATCTAAAGTAACATAATCTATATTTACATGATGTCGTTATTGAGTTGGTATTTGTATATATTATGACCCCATCTATTGTGATAACAGGAGCAAGTGGTTTTATCGGTTCCGCCTTAGTGAAAAAGCTAATTCAGGACGGTTATACCCCCATTATTCTGAATCGCTCATCATCCGACGTACACCGCCTAAAGAACATTGACGGTTATGAAACCTATACCTACAATCATTTAACGGATTCCGAGATTATCAACCAACTCAAACAACGAAAACCCCAGACGTTCATTCACCTGGCTTGGAAAGGAACCCATAATCGAGAACATAACCAGCCGTACCAAATCCTTGATAATCTGCCCCTAACCCTCGATTCCGTCACCTTAGCGAATGCAGTCGGCTGTCACCATTGGATTGGAATAGGATCTCAGACCGAATATGGAAACCCAAACTGTCAGGTTGATGAAAACTATCTAACCCAACCCAATACAGTCTACGGACAAGCCAAACTTGCATCCTGCTGGGCTGGACTCGGATTATGTCAAACCTATAATATGACAGGAACCTGGTTAAGATTGTTTGGGGTATACGGTCCAGGGGATGCCCCCTATCATTTATTTCCCTATGTCATGCAGGAATTTCTAAATGGTCGTTCCCCCCAAGTAACCCAATGCGAACAAAAATGGGATTTTCTTTACATTGATGATATTACCGATGCTATCCTGCGTGTCATTCAACATCAGCCGTCAGGAATTTTCAACCTAGGTTCAGGTGAAGCCATACAACTCAAAGAGGTGGTTGAATCGATTCGCCGTCTCTGTCATGTTGATATTTCCCCTGGATACGGTGCAATCCCTTATAAGCCTAACCAGATTATGTATCTCCAGTCTGATTCCAGAAAGCTGGAAACTTCAGCAAACTGGAATCCCAAGATTTCCTTGGATAAGGGTTTGCAAAAAACCTTAGACTGGCTTAAGAAAACATCCATTTAATCAGCAAAAACGCCATGACGACTACGACCCAACCTCTTGTTAGTATCTTAACCTTTGTCTACAACCGCAAAGACTTATTGATTCCTTGCCTTGAGTCAGCCTTAGCACAGACCGTTCAAGACTTTGAACTTATTCTCGTTGATAACGCTAGTACCGACGGAACCTGGGAAATTTGTCAAGAGTTTGCCCGCAAAGATTCTCGAATTCGCATTTTCAGAAATGAGACAAACTTGGGTCCAGTCCGCAACTGGATTCGTTCAATCGAAGAAGCCCGAGGAAAATACGCCAAGGTATTGCTGTCTGACGACCTCATCAGTCCCACCTTTCTTGAAAAAACCGTACCTTATTTAGAGAACAACCCAGAAATCGGCTTTGTTTATACCGCCGCAGAAATTGGTACAGCCCCTGGACAAGGCAAGGTCAGCTACCTTCGCGGCAACCAACCCACCACCTTCTCCACTCGCGAGTACATCACCTACTCCCTCTTCCACCAGGGTTATGTCGTTCCCAACTCCCCAGGAGCATCTCTCTTCCGTCTCAAAGACCTTC contains these protein-coding regions:
- the rfbF gene encoding glucose-1-phosphate cytidylyltransferase; its protein translation is MKVIILAGGLGTRLQEETTVKPKPMVSIGGKPVLWHIMKIYASYGFNEFAIALGYKGEVIKDYFLNYRYRTSSLTIQLLTGDVSIRQDRAEDWTVHLLDTGETTQTGGRIRRVIQSLNPKEPVMLTYGDGVANLDLHKLLDFHKSHGKLATITAVRPPARFGDIAFDGNLVTQFEEKPQSGGGWINGGFLILEPGVIDYIDADTTLFEQEPLERLAADRQLAAYKHEGFWQCMDTLRDVRLLESLWNSDHAPWKVW
- a CDS encoding GDP-mannose 4,6-dehydratase, producing MVDCRRQPRDRIPLTHPFWQDRPTLVTGATGLVGSWLVKRLLSVGADVLCLVRDDVPQSELVRSGAIAQVKLVRGDLCDQSTMERALGEYEIQTVFHLAAQTIVGIANRNPISTFESNIQGTWSLLEACRRSPTVRQIVIASSDKAYGTAPQLPYDETCPLQGEHPYDVSKSCADLIARSYAVTYNLPVTITRCGNFYGGGDLNWNRIVPGTIRSILRQQRPVIRSDGQYIRDYFYVEDGAAAYMLLAEKMSDHPEFYGEAFNFSNEIQVTVLQLVEQILSLMDSELTPDIRNQASHEIRHQYLSAAKARQQLNWSPLFDLPHGLKATINWYKSFL
- a CDS encoding class I SAM-dependent methyltransferase encodes the protein MKSKVFQRSHCRICNSTNLTKVLSFEKMPLTEDFVSQGDIGSEFLADNNVYFCQDCHTVQTQHDVDFTEYYKEFYQYSVGQSPTASRFMEAISSELVDKYFQGAHDLKVLEVGSGDGGQLIPFKRIGCQVLGYEPSSKSVEVAQNQGIPTIQGLFDKNSINNLPEEFKTVDIILLSYTFDHLPEPVEFLRTARSILNPQRGVLVVEVHNLERIFERREFCLFEHEHSIYLTRATAQSLLEQEGFTAINFDIVPETIRRANSLIFVATPSTSELQSLRVPPVDLPEYSQLGFYQEQAKEINQGIENLDNFVSQVIQRGETIAGYGAGGRGVATLAAMNQSHQMSYLIDKNPHGENLYTPKSNLPIFGLEKLQESPVDHLLVFSFGYMNEIKQDLKRFGYQPQQAHSMIDITQNKDYQK
- a CDS encoding NAD(P)-dependent oxidoreductase gives rise to the protein MTPSIVITGASGFIGSALVKKLIQDGYTPIILNRSSSDVHRLKNIDGYETYTYNHLTDSEIINQLKQRKPQTFIHLAWKGTHNREHNQPYQILDNLPLTLDSVTLANAVGCHHWIGIGSQTEYGNPNCQVDENYLTQPNTVYGQAKLASCWAGLGLCQTYNMTGTWLRLFGVYGPGDAPYHLFPYVMQEFLNGRSPQVTQCEQKWDFLYIDDITDAILRVIQHQPSGIFNLGSGEAIQLKEVVESIRRLCHVDISPGYGAIPYKPNQIMYLQSDSRKLETSANWNPKISLDKGLQKTLDWLKKTSI